From the Fibrobacter sp. UWB11 genome, one window contains:
- a CDS encoding ORF6N domain-containing protein — translation MSKQEAPALTASKAVGKNDFSLIDENFLKSRIYTIRGLKVMLDSDLAEIYGYDKKVFNQQVKNNIEKFDDDFRFQLDRNELANLISLHPASDLKSKFLTSSWGGLRKMPFAFTEQGIYMLMTVLKGEQAIAQSKALIRLFKQMKDYIVSENMQLLNVGNSPQISSYMVQNTREVAEIRGELAETRTDVFAMKSDLQKVMENFIDPSMFKHFLILNGQKLEADVAYAQIYGMAKKSVVIIDNYVDVKTLDLLRNVAKGIVITIFSDQYGRTRLTENMLADFRAARPDVVLEDPKTAGNIFHDRYILLDFGSKNEKIFHCGASSKDAGNKITSIVQLDDVSIYHAVFENLL, via the coding sequence ATGAGCAAGCAAGAAGCACCGGCATTAACCGCATCAAAAGCAGTCGGCAAAAACGATTTCTCCCTGATAGACGAAAATTTCCTGAAATCCAGAATCTACACGATTCGTGGTCTCAAGGTGATGTTGGATTCCGACTTGGCGGAAATTTATGGGTATGACAAAAAGGTTTTTAACCAGCAGGTCAAAAATAATATTGAAAAGTTTGACGATGATTTTCGGTTTCAGCTTGACCGCAATGAACTTGCAAATCTTATATCCCTGCATCCGGCATCAGACTTGAAGTCAAAATTTTTGACTTCAAGTTGGGGCGGCTTGCGAAAAATGCCGTTTGCCTTTACCGAACAGGGTATTTATATGCTCATGACGGTCCTCAAGGGGGAACAGGCTATAGCTCAAAGCAAGGCTCTGATTCGCCTTTTCAAGCAGATGAAGGACTACATTGTTTCCGAGAACATGCAGTTGCTCAACGTGGGCAATAGTCCGCAAATTTCCTCTTATATGGTTCAAAATACAAGGGAAGTTGCAGAAATTCGTGGAGAACTTGCCGAAACCCGCACGGATGTTTTTGCAATGAAGTCTGATTTGCAAAAGGTTATGGAAAACTTCATTGATCCTTCGATGTTTAAGCACTTCTTGATTTTGAACGGACAGAAACTTGAAGCCGATGTTGCGTACGCGCAAATTTATGGTATGGCAAAGAAGTCGGTGGTCATTATCGACAATTATGTGGATGTCAAGACTTTAGATTTACTGCGGAATGTCGCCAAGGGTATTGTCATTACGATTTTCAGTGATCAATATGGAAGAACCCGGTTGACCGAGAACATGCTGGCTGATTTTAGGGCCGCGCGCCCAGATGTTGTGCTTGAAGATCCGAAAACAGCCGGAAATATATTTCATGACCGCTATATACTGCTTGATTTTGGTTCAAAGAACGAAAAAATATTCCACTGCGGAGCATCTTCCAAAGATGCCGGGAACAAGATTACGTCTATTGTTCAGTTGGATGATGTTTCGATTTACCATGCCGTGTTTGAGAACTTGTTATGA
- a CDS encoding restriction endonuclease subunit S, whose translation MNTKLLKQKILDLAIRGKLTQQLKSDGNTADLLKEISSACHPERSAKGAKSKDLKQIIPLDKSEAPFEIPENWEWVRLGDVCELISGQDFPPEKYNAEKKGLPYITGASNFVNNHVILNRWTEYPSVIAQKGDILLVCKGSGYGNYVYADFEKAHIARQIMAIRISDKTLNAYVYNFLGSQYERLKFQGNGLVPGIARSVVLDLTVPLPPLAEQQRIVAKIEEAFAEIDAIEKNKELLKTHIKQTRQKILDLAIHGKLVPQNKSDEPASVLLERITRDNPHYEKIEDEPFEIPENWYWVALGSLSSLITKGTTPRGGNVAYIDNGVGFIRAENIPGMLKINSSNMKFIDSATHQGFLARSIIKEGDILITIAGSLGRTAIVHKSDLPLNTNQAISIVRLYLKKDDFLKYVVYALNSSFIQELLLNQTKVTSIPNLTLEIIQRCQIPLPPLNEQSRIVAKIEELFSTLDQMERNLV comes from the coding sequence GCGCGAAGTCGAAGGATCTCAAGCAAATTATCCCTCTCGACAAAAGCGAAGCCCCCTTTGAAATTCCCGAGAATTGGGAATGGGTGAGACTGGGTGATGTTTGCGAATTAATTTCTGGACAGGATTTTCCTCCAGAAAAATACAATGCAGAAAAAAAAGGATTGCCTTATATTACTGGAGCGAGTAATTTTGTTAATAATCATGTGATATTGAATAGATGGACTGAATATCCTTCGGTAATTGCGCAAAAAGGTGATATCTTGCTTGTGTGTAAAGGATCTGGTTATGGTAATTATGTTTACGCTGATTTTGAAAAAGCACATATTGCCAGACAAATTATGGCGATTAGAATAAGTGATAAAACATTGAATGCTTATGTGTATAATTTTCTTGGTTCGCAATATGAGCGCCTAAAATTTCAGGGTAATGGACTTGTTCCTGGCATTGCTCGAAGTGTTGTTTTAGACTTGACTGTGCCACTCCCGCCCTTAGCGGAACAACAACGTATTGTCGCAAAAATTGAAGAAGCCTTCGCCGAAATCGATGCCATCGAAAAGAACAAGGAACTCCTCAAAACCCATATCAAGCAAACCCGCCAAAAAATCCTTGACCTCGCCATCCACGGAAAACTCGTTCCACAAAACAAATCCGACGAACCCGCCAGCGTTTTGCTAGAACGAATAACACGTGATAACCCCCATTATGAGAAGATAGAGGACGAACCTTTCGAAATACCCGAAAATTGGTATTGGGTTGCTTTGGGTAGTCTTTCTTCTTTAATTACAAAAGGAACAACTCCACGCGGGGGAAATGTCGCTTATATAGACAACGGTGTCGGTTTTATTCGCGCAGAAAACATTCCTGGAATGCTAAAAATTAATTCCTCGAATATGAAATTTATAGATTCCGCAACCCATCAAGGTTTTCTCGCGCGATCTATTATTAAAGAAGGGGATATACTTATTACAATTGCAGGTTCGTTAGGACGAACAGCTATCGTTCATAAATCAGATTTGCCACTTAATACAAACCAAGCCATTTCCATTGTCCGTCTTTATTTAAAAAAAGATGATTTCTTAAAATATGTGGTATACGCTCTTAATTCGTCTTTTATACAAGAGTTGTTATTAAACCAAACAAAAGTTACATCTATTCCAAACCTCACTCTTGAAATAATTCAACGGTGTCAAATTCCATTACCACCACTTAATGAGCAATCTCGGATTGTCGCAAAGATTGAAGAGTTGTTTTCTACACTAGACCAAATGGAGAGAAATCTCGTCTAA
- a CDS encoding restriction endonuclease subunit S, whose product MKKNVRHNPHYEKLTDIPFEIPDSWEWVKLGNICTISSAKRVLKEDWKETGIPFYRAREIAQLANGEIVKDDLFITKELYESLKDLYGVPQTGDILMSAVGTIGKTYIVNKDDCFYYKDASVICLKKKHADISSKYLKMLFSSNYLQKQMFANSNGTTVDTITISVAQGYTIPFPPLAEQKRIVDKIDEIFKSLDEISLHLV is encoded by the coding sequence TTGAAAAAAAATGTGAGGCATAACCCCCATTATGAGAAGTTGACCGATATTCCCTTTGAAATCCCTGATTCCTGGGAGTGGGTAAAGTTGGGGAATATATGTACAATTTCGTCTGCAAAGCGAGTTCTAAAGGAAGATTGGAAAGAAACAGGAATACCCTTTTATCGTGCTAGAGAAATCGCTCAGTTAGCCAATGGTGAAATTGTAAAAGACGATTTGTTCATAACCAAAGAATTGTATGAATCACTGAAAGATTTATATGGTGTTCCTCAAACGGGTGATATATTGATGTCAGCAGTGGGGACTATCGGAAAAACATATATTGTGAACAAAGACGATTGTTTTTATTACAAAGACGCAAGTGTTATTTGTTTAAAGAAAAAACATGCAGACATTTCATCAAAATATTTAAAAATGCTTTTTTCTAGTAATTACTTGCAAAAACAAATGTTCGCCAATTCCAACGGAACAACGGTGGATACGATAACAATATCTGTTGCGCAAGGATATACAATTCCTTTCCCGCCGTTGGCAGAGCAGAAAAGAATCGTGGATAAGATTGATGAAATCTTTAAGTCGTTAGACGAGATTTCTCTCCATTTGGTCTAG